The following are from one region of the Centroberyx gerrardi isolate f3 chromosome 16, fCenGer3.hap1.cur.20231027, whole genome shotgun sequence genome:
- the LOC144537847 gene encoding protocadherin gamma-A5-like — MSNTTMRRQVLLFISVLSLSSVLGQVSYSIPEEMAKGALIGNIAQDLGLDVKRLKSGKARIYTGDSEEYIELNRERGVLLIKQRIDREALCGETTPCALRFQIILDNPMEFFTVTVEITDVNDNPPTFERSEMKYEISESALTGARFVLEKAIDDDVGVNGLNSYTLKPTDNFVLKTISRGDGSKNVEMVLQKQLDREKHEHMSLILTAMDGGEPQLSGTMHILITVLDANDNAPICSKPEYKASVTENAPVGTVITTVSATDIDKGNNGKVTYAIPKSGAAGLFQIDVDKGVLTLTGNIDYEKRKLYELDVQVVDHGGLSDACKVIVEVADANDNTPSISIMSKSNSISENVKPGTVVTMLNIQDPDSSDNGKVMCVLDENIPFVIKSTTNNLFTVVTESDLDRETASEYNISVTCSDEGVPSLSSSITLTLQISDVNDNAPVFERSSYQAYIVENNTPGLSIFTVKARDADWNQNARVSYILEDSSINGVPVSSYVSVSADSGVIHAVRSFDYEQIKDFQFRVKAQDGGSPPLSSNVTVKILIQDQNDNAPQVLYPVQTGGSLVAEMVPRSADVGYLVTKVVAVDVDSGQNAWLSYKLQKATDRALFEVGLQNGEIRTIRQVTDKDAVKQRLTVVVEDNGQPSRSATVNVNVAVADSFPEVLSEFTDFTHDKEYNDNLTFYLVLALAVVSFLFITCLVVIISVKIYRWRQSRILYHSSLPVIPYYPPRYSDTLGTGTLPHVYNYEVCRTTDSRKSDCKFGRAGSQNVLIMDPSSTGTMQRIQSEKSILDEPDSPVEVRLLQHSF; from the coding sequence ATGTCGAACACAACGATGCGACGGCAAGTACTGTTGTTTATCTCGgtcctctctctcagttcagtgCTCGGGCAGGTCAGCTACTCCATTCCTGAGGAGATGGCAAAAGGGGCTCTAATTGGTAATATAGCACAAGATTTGGGTTTAGATGTAAAACGACTGAAGTCAGGAAAAGCTCGTATTTATACTGGTGACAGTGAAGAATATATCGagctgaacagagaaagaggagttcTCCTTATCAAACAGAGAATAGACAGAGAGGCTTTATGCGGCGAGACGACGCCTTGCGCGCTCCGTTTCCAAATAATCTTGGACAACCCAATGGAGTTTTTCACCGTTACTGTCGAAATTACTGACGTCAATGATAATCCTCCAACATTTGAgagaagtgaaatgaaatatgaaatcagCGAATCAGCCCTTACTGGAGCTCGATTCGTCTTGGAGAAAGCAATAGACGACGATGTTGGTGTCAACGGCCTAAACAGCTACACCCTAAAACCCACTGATAATTTCGTTCTGAAAACTATTAGCCGTGGAGATGGGAGTAAAAATGTCGAAATGGTTTTGCAGAAACAGTTAGACCGAGAGAAACATGAGCATATGTCATTGATATTAACCGCTATGGATGGTGGTGAGCCACAGCTCTCGGGGACAATGCACATTCTCATAACTGTATTAGACGCCAATGACAATGCTCCCATTTGTTCAAAACCGGAATACAAGGCAAGTGTTACAGAGAACGCTCCTGTTGGCACTGTAATAACTACAGTTAGCGCTACAGACATTGATAAAGGCAATAATGGAAAAGTAACATACGCAATTCCAAAATCAGGAGCAGCAGGTCTTTTCCAAATTGATGTCGATAAGGGAGTATTGACCTTGACTGGAAATATTGATTATGAGAAAAGGAAACTTTACGAGCTAGATGTTCAGGTGGTGGATCACGGAGGCCTGTCAGATGCATGTAAAGTAATTGTAGAGGTGGCTGATGCAAATGATAACACGCCATCCATTAGCATCATGTCTAAATCGAACAGCATATCTGAGAACGTCAAACCAGGAACAGTGGTAACAATGCTTAACATACAAGATCCAGACTCGAGTGATAACGGGAAAGTCATGTGTGTCTTGGATGAAAATATTCCTTTTGTCATTAAATCAACGACAAATAATCTCTTTACTGTAGTGACAGAAAGTGATTTGGACCGAGAGACAGCCTCTGAGTACAATATTAGTGTGACCTGCTCTGATGAGGGAgtgccctctctctccagcagcatCACTCTCACCTTACAGATCTCAGATGTGAATGACAACGCGCCTGTCTTTGAGAGGAGCTCATATCAGGCCTACATTGTAGAAAACAACACACCAGGCCTCTCTATATTCACAGTGAAAGCCAGAGACGCTGACTGGAACCAGAATGCCCGTGTTTCTTACATACTGGAGGACTCCTCGATTAACGGAGTGCCCGTCTCCTCATATGTGTCCGTTAGTGCTGATAGTGGAGTCATCCATGCAGTGCGCTCTTTTGACTACGAGCAAATCAAGGATTTCCAGTTTCGCGTCAAAGCGCAGGATGGAGGCTCTCCTCCACTCAGTAGCAATGTGACTGTGAAAATACTGATCCAGGACCAGAACGACAACGCCCCTCAGGTTCTGTACCCAGTCCAGACTGGTGGCTCTCTGGTGGCTGAAATGGTGCCTCGTTCAGCAGATGTGGGCTATCTGGTCACTAAAGTGGTGGCTGTTGatgtggactctggacagaATGCCTGGCTCTCCTATAAACTGCAGAAAGCCACAGACAGGGCGCTGTTTGAAGTGGGCTTACAGAATGGGGAAATAAGAACTATCCGCCAAGTCACTGATAAAGATGCTGTGAAACAAAGGCTGACTGTTGTAGTGGAGGACAACGGGCAGCCCTCTCGTTCAGCTACAGTCAATGTTAACGTGGCAGTGGCGGACAGCTTCCCTGAAGTGCTGTCGGAGTTCACTGACTTTACACACGACAAGGAGTACAATGACAACCTGACTTTTTACTTAGTCTTGGCTTTGGCTGtagtttcctttctcttcatcacGTGTTTAGTGGTTATTATATCAGTGAAAATATACAGATGGAGACAGTCTCGCATCCTCTATCACTCCAGTCTCCCGGTGATTCCATATTATCCACCACGTTACTCAGACACTTTGGGGACAGGGACTCTCCCACACGTGTACAATTACGAGGTGTGCAGGACGACTGACTCCAGAAAGAGTGACTGTAAGTTCGGCAGAGCCGGTAGTCAGAACGTGCTGATAATGGACCCCAGTTCTACAGGGACGATGCAGCGGATACAGAGTGAGAAGAGCATCCTGGATGAACCAGACTCTCCTGTAGAGGTTAGATTGCTACAACACtctttttaa
- the LOC139917657 gene encoding protocadherin beta-16-like, protein MSTRTMRRQVLLFISVLSLSSVLGQVSYSIPEEMPKGALIGNIAQDLGLDVKRLKSGKARIYTGDSEEYIELNRERGVLLIKQRIDREALCGETTPCALHFQMILENPIEFFTVTIEITDVNDNPPTFERGEMKYEISESALTGARFVLEKAIDDDVGVNGLNSYTLKPTDNFVLKTISRGDGSKNVEMVLQKQLDREKHEHMSLILTAVDGGEPQLSGTMHILITVLDVNDNAPICSKPEYKASVTENAPVGTVITTVSATDIDKGNNGKVTYAIPKSGAAGLFQIDVDKGVLTLAGNIDYEKRKLYELDVQVADQGGLSDACKVIVEVVDANDNTPSINIMSKPHSISENVKPGTVVTVLNIQDPDSSDNGKVLCVLDENIPFVMKSTTNNFYTVVTESDLDRERAPEYNITVTCSDEGVPSLSSSVTLTLQISDVNDNAPVFERSSYEAYIVENNTPGLSIFTVKTRDADWNQNARVSYILEDSSVNGVPVSSYVSVSADSGVIHAVRSFDYEQIKDFHFRVKAQDGGSPPLSSNVTVKILIQDQNDNAPQVLYPVQTGGSLVAEMVPRSADVGYLVTKVVAVDVDSGQNAWLSYKLQKATDRALFEVGLQNGEIRTIRQVTDKDAVKQRLIVVVEDNGQPSRSATVSVNVAVADSFPEVLSEFTDFTHDKEYNDNLTFYLVLALAVVSFLFITCLVVIISVKIYRWRQSRILYHSSLPVIPYYPPRYSDTLGTGTLPHVYNYEVCRTTDSRKSDCKFGRAGSQNVLIMDPSSTGTMQRIQSEKSILDEPDSPLEVSPFEYKTVI, encoded by the coding sequence ATGTCGACCAGAACGATGCGACGGCAAGTACTGTTGTTTATCTCGgtcctctctctcagttcagtgCTCGGGCAGGTCAGCTACTCCATTCCTGAGGAGATGCCAAAAGGGGCTCTAATCGGTAATATAGCACAAGATTTGGGTTTAGATGTGAAGAGACTGAAGTCAGGAAAAGCTCGTATTTATACTGGTGACAGTGAAGAATATATCGagctgaacagagaaagaggagttcTCCTTATCAAACAGAGAATAGACAGAGAGGCTTTATGCGGCGAGACGACGCCTTGCGCGCTCCATTTCCAAATGATTCTGGAAAACCCAATTGAGTTTTTCACCGTTACTATCGAAATTACTGACGTCAATGATAATCCTCCAACATTTGAGAGAggtgaaatgaaatatgaaatcagCGAATCAGCCCTTACTGGAGCTCGATTCGTCTTGGAGAAAGCAATAGACGACGATGTTGGTGTCAACGGCCTAAACAGCTACACCCTAAAACCCACTGATAATTTCGTTCTGAAAACTATTAGCCGTGGAGATGGAAGTAAAAATGTCGAAATGGTTTTGCAGAAACAGTTAGACCGAGAGAAACATGAGCATATGTCATTGATATTAACCGCTGTGGATGGTGGTGAGCCTCAGCTCTCAGGGACAATGCACATTCTCATAACTGTATTAGACGTGAATGACAATGCTCCCATTTGTTCAAAACCGGAATACAAGGCAAGTGTTACAGAGAACGCTCCTGTTGGCACTGTAATAACTACAGTTAGCGCTACAGACATTGATAAAGGCAATAATGGAAAAGTAACATACGCAATTCCAAAATCAGGAGCAGCAGGTCTTTTCCAAATTGATGTCGATAAGGGAGTATTGACATTGGCTGGAAATATTGATTATGAAAAAAGGAAACTTTACGAGCTAGATGTTCAGGTGGCGGATCAGGGAGGCCTGTCAGATGCATGTAAAGTAATTGTGGAGGTCGTTGATGCAAATGATAACACGCCGTCCATTAACATCATGTCTAAACCGCACAGTATATCTGAGAACGTCAAACCAGGAACGGTGGTAACGGTGCTTAATATCCAAGATCCAGACTCGAGTGATAACGGCAAAGTCCTTTGTGTCTTAGACGAAAATATTCCTTTTGTCATGAAATCAACGACAAATAATTTCTATACTGTAGTGACAGAAAGTGatttggacagagagagagccccTGAGTACAATATTACTGTGACCTGCTCTGATGAGGGagtgccctccctctccagcagcGTCACTCTCACCTTACAGATCTCAGATGTGAATGACAACGCGCCTGTCTTTGAGAGGAGCTCATATGAGGCCTACATTGTAGAAAACAACACACCAGGCCTCTCTATATTCACAGTGAAAACCAGAGACGCAGACTGGAACCAGAATGCCCGTGTTTCTTACATACTGGAGGACTCCTCGGTTAACGGAGTGCCCGTCTCCTCATATGTGTCCGTTAGTGCTGATAGTGGAGTCATCCATGCAGTGCGCTCTTTTGACTACGAGCAGATCAAGGATTTTCACTTCCGCGTAAAAGCGCAGGATGGAGGCTCTCCTCCACTCAGTAGCAATGTGACTGTGAAAATACTGATCCAGGACCAGAACGACAACGCCCCTCAGGTTCTGTACCCAGTCCAGACCGGTGGCTCTCTGGTGGCTGAAATGGTGCCTCGTTCAGCAGATGTGGGCTATCTGGTCACTAAAGTGGTGGCTGTTGatgtggactctggacagaATGCCTGGCTCTCCTATAAACTGCAGAAAGCCACAGACAGGGCGCTGTTTGAAGTGGGCTTACAGAATGGAGAAATAAGAACTATCCGCCAAGTCACTGATAAAGATGCTGTGAAACAAAGGCTGATTGTTGTAGTGGAGGACAACGGGCAGCCCTCTCGTTCAGCTACAGTCAGTGTTAACGTGGCGGTGGCGGACAGCTTCCCTGAAGTGCTATCGGAGTTCACTGACTTTACACACGACAAGGAGTACAATGACAACCTGACTTTTTACTTAGTCTTGGCTTTGGCTGtagtttcctttctcttcatcacGTGTTTAGTGGTTATTATATCAGTGAAAATATACAGATGGAGACAGTCTCGCATCCTCTATCACTCCAGTCTACCAGTGATTCCATATTATCCACCTCGTTACTCCGACACTTTGGGGACAGGGACTCTCCCACACGTGTACAATTACGAGGTGTGCAGGACGACTGACTCCAGAAAGAGTGACTGTAAGTTCGGCAGAGCCGGTAGTCAGAACGTGCTGATAATGGACCCCAGTTCTACAGGGACGATGCAGCGGATACAGAGTGAGAAGAGCATCCTGGATGAACCCGACTCTCCTCTAGAGGTCAGTCCCTTCGAATACAAGACAGTCATTTAA
- the LOC144542448 gene encoding protocadherin gamma-A1-like, which yields MTEGTMRRQVLLFFSVLSLSSVFGQVSYSIPEEMAKGSLIGNIAQDLGLDVKRLKSGKARVYTGDGAEYIELKRERGVLLIKERIDREALCGETTPCALHFQMILENPMEFYTVTILIQDQNDNAPQVLYPVQTGGSLVAEMVPRSADVGYLVTKVVAVDVDSGQNAWLSYKLQKATDRALFEVGLQNGEIRTIRQVTDKDAVKQRLTVVVEDNGQPSRSATVNVNVAVADSFPEVLSEFTDFTHDKEYNDNLTFYLVLALAVVSFLFITCLVVIISVKIYRWRQSRILYHSSLPVIPYYPPRYSDTLGTGTLPHVYNYEVCRTTDSRKSDCKFGRAGSQNVLIMDPSSTGTMQRIQSEKSILDEPDSPLERKKEPDRTAQDTDNTIHGHIELIFF from the exons ATGACGGAAGGAACAATGAGACGGCAAGTACTGTTGTTTTTCTCGgtcctctctctcagttcagtgTTCGGCCAGGTCAGTTACTCCATTCCTGAGGAAATGGCGAAAGGCTCATTAATTGGTAACATCGCCCAGGATTTAGGTTTAGATGTGAAAAGACTGAAATCAGGTAAAGCTCGTGTCTATACAGGAGACGGTGCAGAATATATCGAGCtgaaaagagaaaggggagtCCTCCTTATCAAAGAGAGAATAGACAGAGAGGCTTTATGCGGCGAGACGACGCCTTGCGCTTTACATTTCCAAATGATTCTGGAAAATCCAATGGAGTTTTACACTGTTAC AATACTGATCCAGGACCAGAACGACAACGCCCCTCAGGTTCTGTACCCAGTCCAGACTGGTGGCTCTCTGGTGGCTGAAATGGTGCCTCGTTCAGCAGATGTGGGCTATCTGGTCACTAAAGTGGTGGCTGTTGatgtggactctggacagaATGCCTGGCTCTCCTATAAACTGCAGAAAGCCACAGACAGGGCGCTGTTCGAAGTGGGCTTACAGAATGGGGAAATAAGAACTATCCGCCAAGTCACTGATAAAGATGCAGTGAAACAAAGGCTGACTGTTGTAGTGGAGGACAACGGGCAGCCCTCTCGTTCAGCTACAGTCAATGTTAACGTGGCGGTGGCGGACAGCTTCCCTGAAGTGCTGTCGGAGTTCACTGACTTTACACACGACAAGGAGTACAATGACAACCTGACTTTTTACTTAGTCTTGGCTTTGGCTGtagtttcctttctcttcatcacGTGTTTAGTGGTTATTATATCAGTGAAAATATACAGATGGAGACAGTCTCGCATCCTCTATCACTCCAGTCTCCCAGTGATTCCATATTATCCCCCACGTTACTCAGACACTTTGGGGACAGGGACTCTCCCACACGTGTACAATTACGAGGTGTGCAGGACGACTGACTCCAGAAAGAGTGACTGTAAGTTCGGCAGAGCCGGTAGTCAGAACGTGCTGATAATGGACCCCAGTTCTACAGGGACGATGCAGCGGATACAGAGTGAGAAGAGCATCCTAGATGAACCAGATTCTCCTCTAGAG agaaagaaagagccaGACCGCACTGCTCAGGATACAGACAACACCATCCACGGACACATCGAGCTAATATTCTTTTGA
- the LOC144542450 gene encoding protocadherin beta-16-like, whose translation MLNRTMRRQVLLFFSMLSLSSVMGQVSYSIPEEMAKGSLVGNIAQDLGLDLKRLKTGKARLHVGNSAEYIELNKERGVLLIKERIDREALCKQTTPCALHFQIILENPIEFYRVTVEITDINDNAPIFKMNSMLFEISESAVRGVKFVLEKAFDSDVGINGLKSYSLNPRDNFILKLHDHTDGAKEVEMILEKPLDREKQQEISLILTAVDGGEPQLSGTVQIQVTVLDANDNAPAFTQSMYKASLVENSPKGSLLTTVTATDIDQGSNGLVTYSISGNTDEILDLFEVDGTSGKVRLIGKIDYETSKHYQLDIKAKDQGGLTDSCKIIFDIIDVNDNSPIIDLMSTTQSIPEDSTFQTVVAVMNVHDTDSDNNGVVKCFLSGNVPFIIESTENGFYSIVTDSDLDRERASEYNITVTCSDEGVPSLSSSVTLTLQISDVNDNAPVFERSSYEAYIVENNTPGLSIFTVKARDADWNQNARVSYILEDSSVNGVPVSSYVSVSADSGVIHAVRSFDYEQIKDFQFRVKAQDGGSPPLSSNVTVKILIKDQNDNAPQVLYPVQTGGSLVAEMVPRSADVGYLVTKVVAVDVDSGQNAWLSYKLQKATDRALFEVGLQNGEIRTIRQVTDKDAVKQRLIVVVEDNGQPSRSATVSVNVAVADSFPEVLSEFTDFTHDKEYNDNLTFYLVLALAVVSFLFITCLVVIISVKIYRWRQSRILYHSSLPVIPYYPPRYSDTLGTGTLPHVYNYEVCRTTDSRKSDCKFGIAGSQNVLIMDPSSTGTMQRIQSEKSILDEPDSPLEDHG comes from the exons ATGTTGAATAGAACAATGAGACGGCAAGTACTGTTGTTTTTCTCGAtgctctctctcagttcagtaATGGGGCAGGTCAGCTACTCCATTCCTGAGGAAATGGCGAAAGGCTCCTTAGTCGGCAACATAGCACAAGATTTAGGTTTAGATCTAAAGCGACTGAAAACAGGAAAAGCTCGCCTGCATGTTGGAAACAGCGCTGAATACATCGAATTGAACAAGGAAAGAGGAGTCCTCCTCATCAAGGAGAGAATAGACAGAGAGGCGTTATGCAAACAGACGACGCCTTGCGCTTTACATTTTCAGATAATTTTGGAGAACCCGATCGAGTTTTATCGCGTTACAGTAGAAATAACAGATATAAACGATAATGCTcctattttcaaaatgaatagTATGCTATTTGAGATCAGCGAATCGGCTGTGAGAGGGGTAAAATTTGTTTTAGAGAAAGCATTCGATTCTGATGTTGGAATAAATGGACTCAAGAGCTACTCCCTTAATCCAAgagataatttcattttgaaactCCATGACCATACTGATGGGGCAAAAGAGGTAGAGATGATCTTAGAGAAGCCTCTCGATCGTGAGAAACAACAGGAAATTTCACTTATACTTACAGCAGTAGACGGAGGCGAACCCCAACTCTCAGGGACAGTGCAGATTCAAGTAACTGTGTTAGATGCGAATGACAATGCTCCAGCATTTACGCAGTCAATGTACAAGGCGAGTTTAGTGGAAAACTCTCCAAAGGGAAGTTTATTAACGACTGTAACTGCCACAGATATAGATCAAGGTTCAAATGGTTTGGTAACGTATTCAATTTCGGGTAATACTGATGAAATTTTGGATTTATTTGAAGTAGATGGGACGAGTGGCAAGGTACGTTTAATTGGAAAAATAGATTATGAAACATCGAAGCATTACCAGCTAGATATTAAAGCAAAAGATCAGGGTGGACTCACTGACTCATGTAAAATAATATTTGACATTATTGATGTCAATGACAATAGTCCTATAATAGATTTAATGTCAACTACACAATCAATACCAGAAGATTCTACTTTTCAGACGGTTGTTGCTGTTATGAATGTACATGATACTGACTCTGATAATAATGGAGtggttaaatgttttttaagtGGAAATGTACCGTTTATTATTGAAAGTACAGAGAATGGTTTCTATAGCATAGTAACAGACAGTGATTTAGACCGAGAGAGAGCATCTGAGTACAATATTACTGTGACGTGCTCTGATGAGGGagtgccctccctctccagcagcGTCACTCTCACCTTACAGATCTCAGATGTGAATGACAACGCGCCTGTCTTTGAGAGGAGCTCATATGAGGCCTACATTGTAGAAAACAACACACCAGGCCTCTCTATATTCACAGTGAAAGCCAGAGACGCTGACTGGAACCAGAATGCCCGTGTTTCTTACATACTGGAGGACTCCTCGGTTAACGGAGTGCCCGTCTCCTCATATGTGTCCGTTAGTGCTGATAGCGGAGTCATACATGCAGTGCGCTCTTTTGACTACGAGCAGATCAAGGATTTCCAGTTTCGAGTCAAAGCGCAGGATGGAGGCTCTCCTCCACTCAGTAGCAATGTGACTGTGAAAATACTGATCAAGGACCAGAACGACAACGCCCCCCAGGTTCTGTACCCAGTCCAGACTGGCGGCTCTCTGGTGGCTGAAATGGTGCCTCGTTCAGCAGATGTGGGCTATCTGGTCACTAAAGTGGTGGCTGTTGatgtggactctggacagaATGCCTGGCTCTCCTATAAACTGCAGAAAGCCACAGACAGGGCGCTGTTTGAAGTGGGCTTACAGAATGGAGAAATAAGAACTATCCGCCAAGTCACTGATAAAGATGCTGTGAAACAAAGGCTGATTGTTGTAGTGGAGGACAACGGGCAGCCCTCTCGTTCAGCTACAGTCAGTGTTAACGTGGCGGTGGCGGACAGCTTCCCTGAAGTGCTGTCGGAGTTCACTGACTTTACACACGACAAGGAGTACAATGACAACCTGACTTTTTACTTAGTCTTGGCTTTGGCTGtagtttcctttctcttcatcacGTGTTTAGTGGTTATTATATCAGTGAAAATATACAGATGGAGACAGTCTCGCATCCTCTATCACTCCAGTCTACCAGTGATTCCATATTATCCACCACGTTACTCAGACACTTTGGGGACAGGGACTCTCCCACACGTGTACAATTACGAGGTGTGCAGGACGACTGACTCCAGAAAGAGTGACTGTAAATTCGGCATAGCCGGTAGTCAGAACGTGCTGATAATGGACCCCAGTTCAACAGGGACGATGCAGCGGATACAGAGTGAGAAGAGCATCCTGGATGAACCAGACTCTCCTCTAGAG GACCATGGATAG
- the LOC144542449 gene encoding protocadherin beta-4-like, with product MRRQVLLFISLLSLSSVLGQVSYSIPEEMAKGSLVGNIAQDLGLDVKRLKSGKARIYTRDSEEYIELNKERGVLLVKKRIDREALCRQTTPCALHFQIILENPMEFYTVKILIQDQNDNAPQVLYPVQTGGSLVAEMVPRSADVGYLVTKVVAVDVDSGQNAWLSYKLQKATDRALFEVGLQNGEIRTIRQVTDKDAVKQRLTVVVEDNGQPSRSATVNVNVAVADSFPEVLSEFTDFTHDKEYNDNLTFYLVLALAVVSFLFITCLVVIISVKIYRWRQSRILYHSSLPVIPYYPPRYSDTLGTGTLPHVYNYEVCRTTDSRKSDCKFGRVGSQNVLIMDPSSTGTMQRIQSEKSILDEPDSPLEVSA from the exons ATGAGACGGCAAGTACTGttgtttatctctctcctctcgctcagCTCGGTGCTCGGCCAGGTCAGCTACTCAATTCCTGAGGAAATGGCGAAAGGATCGTTAGTCGGCAATATAGCACAGGATTTAGGTTTGGATGTGAAACGACTGAAGTCTGGTAAAGCTCGAATCTATACACGAGACAGTGAAGAGTACATCGAGctgaataaagagagaggagtcCTCCTTGTCAAAAAGAGAATCGACAGAGAGGCGCTCTGCAGACAGACAACGCCTTGTGCTTTACATTTTCAGATTATTTTAGAGAACCCTATGGAATTTTAC ACTGTGAAAATACTGATCCAGGACCAGAATGATAACGCCCCTCAGGTTCTGTACCCAGTCCAGACTGGTGGCTCTCTGGTGGCTGAAATGGTGCCTCGTTCTGCAGATGTGGGCTATCTGGTCACTAAAGTGGTGGCTGTTGatgtggactctggacagaATGCCTGGCTCTCCTATAAACTGCAGAAAGCCACAGACAGGGCGCTGTTTGAAGTGGGCTTACAGAATGGGGAAATAAGAACTATCCGCCAAGTCACTGATAAAGATGCTGTGAAACAAAGGCTGACTGTTGTAGTGGAGGACAACGGGCAGCCCTCTCGTTCAGCTACAGTCAATGTTAACGTGGCGGTGGCGGACAGCTTCCCTGAAGTGCTGTCGGAGTTCACTGACTTTACACACGACAAGGAGTACAATGACAACCTGACTTTTTACTTAGTCTTGGCTTTGGCTGTAGTTTCCTTTCTCTTTATCACGTGTTTAGTGGTTATTATATCAGTGAAAATATACAGATGGAGACAGTCTCGCATCCTCTATCACTCCAGTCTCCCGGTGATTCCATATTATCCACCACGTTACTCAGACACTTTGGGGACAGGAACTCTCCCACACGTGTACAATTACGAGGTGTGCAGGACGACTGACTCCAGAAAGAGTGACTGTAAGTTCGGCAGAGTCGGTAGTCAGAACGTGCTGATAATGGACCCCAGTTCTACAGGGACGATGCAGCGGATACAGAGTGAGAAGAGCATCCTGGATGAACCAGACTCTCCTCTAGAGGTTAGTGCGTAG
- the LOC144542447 gene encoding protocadherin gamma-A12-like, which translates to MSDRTMRRQVLLFILVLSLNSVLGQVSYSIPEEMPKGSLVGNIAHDLGLHVKRLKSGKARIYTGDSAEYIEMNKERGVILVKERIDREALCGQTTPCALHSQIILENPMELFPVKILIQDQNDNAPQVLYPVQTGGSLVAEMVPRSADVGYLVTKVVAVDVDSGQNAWLSYKLQKATDRALFEVGLQNGEIRTIRQVTDKDAVKQRLTVVVEDNGQPSRSATVSVNVAVADSFPEVLSEFTDFTHDKEYNDNLTFYLVLALAVVSFLFITCLVVIISVKIYRWRQSRILYHSSLPVIPYYPPRYSDTLGTGTLPHVYNYEVCRTTDSRKSDCKFGRAGSQNVLIMDPSSTGTMQWIQSEKSILDEPDSPLEVRPFEHKGHTHTYLSLTLSLFWVYFTIEVSLFV; encoded by the exons ATGTCGGACAGAACAATGAGACGGCAAGTACTGTTGTTCATCTTGGTCCTCTCTCTCAACTCGGTGCTCGGCCAGGTCAGCTACTCCATTCCTGAGGAAATGCCAAAAGGTTCTTTAGTCGGTAACATAGCACATGATTTAGGGTTGCATGTGAAAAGACTTAAGTCAGGTAAAGCCCGTATTTATACAGGCGACAGTGCAGAATACATCGAAATGAATAAAGAAAGAGGAGTCATCCTTGTTAAAGAGAGAATCGACAGAGAGGCGCTCTGCGGACAGACGACGCCTTGTGCTTTACATTCTCAGATTATTCTAGAAAATCCCATGGAACTTTTTC CTGTGAAAATACTGATCCAGGACCAGAATGACAACGCCCCTCAGGTTCTGTACCCAGTCCAGACTGGTGGCTCTCTGGTGGCTGAAATGGTGCCTCGTTCAGCAGATGTGGGCTATCTGGTCACTAAAGTGGTGGCTGTTGatgtggactctggacagaATGCCTGGCTCTCCTATAAACTGCAGAAAGCCACAGACAGGGCGCTGTTTGAAGTGGGCTTGCAGAATGGGGAAATAAGAACTATCCGCCAAGTCACTGATAAAGATGCTGTGAAACAAAGGCTGACTGTTGTAGTGGAGGACAACGGGCAGCCCTCTCGTTCAGCTACAGTCAGTGTTAACGTGGCGGTGGCAGACAGCTTCCCTGAAGTGCTGTCGGAGTTCACTGACTTTACACACGACAAGGAGTACAATGACAACCTGACTTTTTACTTAGTCTTGGCTTTGGCTGtagtttcctttctcttcatcacGTGTTTAGTGGTTATTATATCAGTGAAAATATACAGATGGAGACAGTCTCGCATCCTCTATCACTCCAGTCTCCCGGTGATTCCTTATTATCCACCACGTTACTCAGACACTTTGGGGACAGGGACTCTCCCACATGTGTACAATTACGAGGTGTGCAGGACGACTGACTCCAGAAAGAGTGACTGTAAATTCGGCAGAGCCGGTAGTCAGAATGTGCTGATAATGGACCCCAGTTCTACAGGGACGATGCAGTGGATACAGAGTGAAAAGAGCATCCTGGATGAACCAGATTCACCCTTAGAGGTCAGACCCTTTGAACacaagggacacacacacacatatctctctctcactctatcacTCTTTTGGGTTTATTTTACTATAGAGGTCTCTTTATTTGTTTGA